Proteins encoded together in one Streptomyces sp. TLI_171 window:
- a CDS encoding ABC transporter ATP-binding protein codes for MTAAAARVEDAVKEYGAGETRVRALDGVSVEFAEARFTAVMGPSGSGKSTLMHCAAGLDTLTGGRAWLGDTELSALGDKQLTLLRRERLGFVFQAFNLVPTLTVRENITLPLDLGGAAADPGWLETLIDVVGLGDRLHHRPGQLSGGQQQRVAVARALAGRPQVVFADEPTGNLDSRSGGEVLGLLRSAADTMHRSVVMVTHDPAAAAHADTVLFLADGRLVDTMEAPTAERVLDRMKAFDGRRGTAGAR; via the coding sequence ATGACGGCCGCCGCCGCCCGGGTCGAGGACGCCGTCAAGGAGTACGGCGCGGGGGAGACCCGGGTCCGCGCCCTGGACGGGGTGAGCGTGGAGTTCGCCGAGGCCCGGTTCACCGCCGTGATGGGGCCCTCCGGTTCCGGCAAGTCCACCCTGATGCACTGCGCCGCCGGCCTGGACACCCTGACCGGCGGCCGCGCCTGGCTCGGCGACACCGAGCTCTCCGCGCTCGGCGACAAGCAGTTGACGCTGCTGCGCCGGGAGCGGCTCGGCTTCGTGTTCCAGGCGTTCAACCTGGTGCCGACGCTGACCGTGCGGGAGAACATCACGCTGCCGCTGGACCTCGGCGGCGCCGCCGCCGACCCGGGCTGGCTGGAGACCCTGATCGACGTGGTCGGCCTCGGCGACCGGCTGCACCACCGGCCCGGCCAGCTGTCCGGCGGCCAGCAGCAGCGCGTCGCGGTGGCCCGGGCGCTGGCCGGGCGCCCCCAGGTGGTGTTCGCCGACGAGCCGACGGGCAACCTGGACTCCCGCTCCGGCGGCGAGGTGCTCGGCCTGCTGCGCTCCGCCGCCGACACCATGCACCGCTCGGTGGTGATGGTCACCCACGACCCGGCGGCCGCCGCGCACGCCGACACCGTGCTGTTCCTCGCCGACGGGCGCCTGGTCGACACCATGGAGGCGCCCACCGCGGAGCGGGTGCTGGACCGGATGAAGGCCTTCGACGGCCGCCGCGGCACGGCGGGCGCCCGGTGA
- a CDS encoding SHOCT domain-containing protein, protein MITSLAEASGHWPGPWVLVFPLFWLLVVVLVVTVLRRAAWRRGGWCGRFGGAEHAPLAVLGRRYAQGEIDAEEYRERRAVLTEGQEQGGGKR, encoded by the coding sequence ATGATCACATCGCTGGCCGAGGCGTCCGGGCACTGGCCCGGCCCGTGGGTGCTGGTGTTCCCGCTGTTCTGGCTGCTGGTCGTGGTGCTGGTGGTGACGGTGCTGCGGCGGGCCGCGTGGCGGCGCGGCGGCTGGTGCGGCCGGTTCGGCGGCGCGGAGCACGCCCCGCTCGCGGTGCTGGGGCGCCGGTACGCGCAGGGCGAGATCGACGCCGAGGAGTACCGCGAGCGCCGCGCCGTGCTGACGGAGGGTCAGGAGCAGGGCGGGGGGAAGCGATGA
- a CDS encoding response regulator transcription factor, producing MIRVLLADDQTLVRAGFRALLDAQPDLEVVGEAEDGEQAVAGAAELRPDVVLMDIRMPRLDGLAATRRICADPALAEVRVVVLTTFELDEYVFEALRAGAAGFLVKDTEPGDLLRAVRVAAAGDALLSPGVTRRLIGEFAARSKEPSTTRLEVLTDREREVLALVGLGLTNEDIARRLVVSPLTAKTHVSRTMVKLGARDRAQLVVVAYESGLVRPGWLG from the coding sequence GTGATCAGGGTGCTGCTGGCGGACGACCAGACCCTGGTCCGGGCCGGGTTCCGGGCGCTGCTGGACGCCCAGCCGGACCTGGAGGTGGTCGGCGAGGCGGAGGACGGCGAGCAGGCGGTGGCCGGGGCCGCCGAGCTGCGGCCCGACGTGGTGCTGATGGACATCCGGATGCCGCGGCTGGACGGCCTGGCCGCGACCCGGCGGATCTGCGCGGACCCGGCGCTGGCGGAGGTCCGGGTGGTGGTGCTGACCACCTTCGAACTCGACGAGTACGTCTTCGAGGCGCTGCGCGCGGGCGCGGCCGGGTTCCTGGTGAAGGACACCGAGCCGGGCGACCTGCTGCGCGCGGTGCGGGTCGCCGCGGCCGGGGACGCGCTCCTCTCGCCGGGTGTCACCCGGCGGCTGATCGGGGAGTTCGCGGCCCGCTCCAAGGAGCCGTCGACGACCCGGCTGGAGGTGCTGACCGACCGCGAGCGGGAGGTGCTGGCGCTGGTCGGCCTGGGCCTGACCAACGAGGACATCGCCCGTCGCCTGGTGGTCAGCCCGCTCACCGCCAAGACCCACGTCAGCCGCACCATGGTCAAGCTCGGCGCCCGTGACCGGGCCCAACTGGTGGTCGTCGCCTACGAGTCGGGTCTGGTGCGGCCCGGCTGGCTGGGGTAG
- a CDS encoding sensor histidine kinase — MGESRLLWVPPWVRAAKAGWPVAGAVVVAVAQVAGTTAAARHQDGRVPLDAWGYLLLVLGPALLVGRRRWPGATVAAVAAVTAVYLLAGYPYGPAFLALVVAFFSAVQHGRRRAAWLSAGGFYLVHLLASHVLPDGWLRAADRGVAGWQELGVTAWLLLVFAGAELARFRRERIAAVRAAEEEARARRADEERLRMARELHDILAHSISLIHVQAGVALELLDARPEQARAALTTIKATSKEALGEVRQVLGTLRAPGAAAPRTPAPGLERLDELVAQAGHAGLAVTVRTEGRAPKVGAGLGLAAFRIVQEALTNVLRHSTARTAAVELVWGGAGLELTVSDPGPAGGGDAGGSGTGLVGMRERAQALGGSAEAGPDGSGGWRVRAWLPVAAKGVEA; from the coding sequence GTGCCTCCGTGGGTGCGGGCGGCCAAGGCGGGGTGGCCGGTGGCGGGGGCCGTCGTGGTGGCGGTCGCCCAGGTGGCGGGGACCACGGCGGCGGCGCGGCACCAGGACGGACGGGTGCCGCTGGACGCCTGGGGGTACCTGCTGCTGGTGCTCGGGCCGGCGCTGCTGGTGGGGCGCCGGCGGTGGCCGGGGGCGACGGTGGCGGCGGTGGCCGCGGTGACGGCGGTGTACCTGCTGGCGGGGTACCCGTACGGGCCGGCGTTCCTGGCGCTGGTGGTGGCGTTCTTCAGCGCCGTGCAGCACGGGCGCCGGCGGGCCGCCTGGCTGAGCGCGGGCGGGTTCTACCTGGTGCACCTGCTGGCGAGCCACGTGCTGCCGGACGGCTGGCTGCGGGCCGCCGACCGGGGGGTGGCGGGCTGGCAGGAGCTGGGCGTGACGGCCTGGCTGCTGCTGGTCTTCGCGGGCGCGGAGCTGGCCAGGTTCCGGCGGGAGCGGATCGCCGCGGTGCGGGCCGCCGAGGAGGAGGCGCGGGCCCGCCGGGCGGACGAGGAACGGCTGCGGATGGCGCGGGAGTTGCACGACATCCTGGCGCACTCGATCTCGCTGATCCACGTGCAGGCGGGGGTCGCGCTGGAGCTGCTGGACGCCCGCCCGGAACAGGCCAGGGCCGCGCTGACCACGATCAAGGCGACCAGCAAGGAGGCGCTGGGCGAGGTCCGGCAGGTGCTGGGCACGCTGCGCGCGCCGGGCGCGGCCGCGCCGCGGACGCCCGCGCCGGGCCTGGAGCGGCTGGACGAGCTGGTGGCGCAGGCCGGGCACGCGGGCCTCGCGGTGACGGTCCGCACCGAGGGCCGGGCCCCGAAGGTCGGGGCGGGCCTCGGGCTGGCGGCGTTCCGGATCGTCCAGGAGGCGCTGACGAACGTGCTGCGGCACTCCACGGCCCGCACCGCCGCCGTCGAACTGGTGTGGGGCGGCGCCGGGTTGGAACTGACGGTGAGCGACCCGGGGCCGGCCGGCGGCGGCGACGCGGGCGGCAGCGGCACCGGACTGGTGGGGATGCGGGAGCGGGCGCAGGCGCTCGGCGGCAGCGCGGAGGCGGGGCCGGACGGGTCGGGGGGCTGGCGGGTGCGGGCCTGGCTGCCCGTGGCGGCGAAGGGAGTCGAGGCGTGA